The Bicyclus anynana chromosome 3, ilBicAnyn1.1, whole genome shotgun sequence genome has a window encoding:
- the LOC112051113 gene encoding carcinine transporter: MSNNSNSLRRFSAQEHASVKEIHDDPIDLDDVLPKIGEFGVYQKFLLWFVCLPACLPCGFCAFNQLFMTDTPDHWCRVPELYNMSLNNRKMISIPRKADDNTTFENCVRYSVNWSALLSTGIPIEVNESWPVEPCLDGYEYDKTEVKSSVVIDFDLVCEFDVYPTLGLVALNVGGPIGVYSFGLLNDRIGRKKSFFACLTTLLLGSMMTAYAHEFWFWVLARIIVGLTIPAVYQIPFIISLELAGPNYRSFVTVMTCIFYTLGLILLSGVTYILRDWRSLALATSVPFFFYYLYWFILPESPRWLLMRERLEEANTILKNIARVNGKELPEEFTAKLQKQVLEQKEHGFKEAKAPSVFALCRTPNMRLKTILITLNWCASEMVYVGLSYYGPAIGSNQYMSFFLSSAVEIPSYIVCWILMDRVGRRWPLCLSMVISGIFCIVTVLLPSDAENETLILYLISKCFISASFLIIYPYAGELYPTELRGIGIGTSAYIGGLGLIIIPFINYLGSSNLVLPLVLMGAVSVVGGITALRLPETLHCPLPQTAEEGEEFGKDWTYTDCLACGGQRSAVPESDTYENLDQLELTQAPSTEDVLPDMQPLRRNSMRKLVRQASTLETQRDTDGSLRMTYWF, translated from the exons ATGTCCAACAACTCAAACAGTTTAAGAAGGTTCAGTGCCCAGGAGCATGCTTCG gtCAAAGAAATACATGACGATCCAATAGATTTAGATGATGTGTTACCGAAAATTGGCGAATTCGGAGTGTATCAGAAGTTTCTTTTGTGGTTTGTGTGCCTGCCCGCTTGCCTGCCCTGTGGATTTTGTGCTTTTAACCAGCTCTTCATGACAGACACACCCGACCACTGGTGCAGAGTACCGGAGCTGTACAACATGTCGCTAAATAATCGTAAAATGATATCCATTCCACGTAAG GCAGACGATAATACAACCTTTGAGAATTGTGTACGATACTCCGTTAATTGGTCTGCGTTGTTGAGCACAGGTATACCGATAGAAGTGAATGAAAGTTGGCCTGTTGAACCTTGTCTAGATGGCTACGAATACGACAAAACTGAAGTGAAATCCTCTGTTGTTATCGAC TTTGATTTAGTTTGCGAATTCGATGTCTATCCAACGCTTGGCTTAGTTGCTCTAAATGTTGGAGGACCCATTGGAGTATATTCTTTTGGCCTTCTTAATGACCGGATAGGAAGGAAGAAATCATTTTTCGCGTGCCTAACAACTTTACTTCTTGGAAGTATGATGACCGCGTATGCACACGAGTTTTGGTTTTGGGTATTAGCACGAATAATAGTCGGCTTAACCATTCCTGCTGTTTATCAAATaccttttataatat CATTAGAACTTGCCGGACCGAACTACAGATCCTTTGTTACTGTAATGACCTGCATATTTTATACTTTGGGACTGATTCTTCTATCTGGTGTAACATATATTTTGCGCGACTGGAGATCACTGGCGCTAGCCACGTCTGTGccgtttttcttttattatctcTACTGGTTTATTTTACCGGAATCTCCTCGATGGCTGCTAATGAGAGAAAGATTAGAAGAAGCaaacacaatattaaaaaatatcgctAGAGTGAACGGCAAAGAATTACCAGAGGAGTTCACGGCGAAACTACAAAAACAAGTTTTAGAACAAAAAGAACACGGTTTCAAAGAGGCAAAAGCTCCTAGTGTTTTCGCGTTATGTAGAACTCCAAATATGAGGCTAAAAACAATATTGATTACTCTAAATTGGTGTGCATCGGAAATGGTGTATGTCGGGCTAAGCTATTATGGGCCGGCTATAGGGAGTAACCAATACATGAGCTTCTTCCTGTCTTCCGCCGTAGAAATTCCGAGCTATATTGTATGTTGGATTCTTATGGATCGCGTTGGGCGTCGGTGGCCTCTTTGCCTGTCAATGGTCATCAGTGGGATTTTCTGTATAGTCACTGTTCTACTGCCAAGCG atgcTGAAAATGAAACTTTGATTTTGTATCTAATATCAAAATGCTTCATATCCGCATCATTCTTGATAATATACCCGTATGCTGGAGAGTTGTATCCAACGGAATTAAGAGGAATAGGAATTGGGACGTCCGCTTATATCGGTGGACTAGGATTGATAATTATTCCATTCATAAACTATTTG GGATCAAGTAATCTGGTATTACCTCTGGTGCTCATGGGGGCTGTATCAGTCGTCGGAGGCATCACAGCCCTACGGTTGCCAGAGACGCTGCACTGTCCCCTACCACAGACCGCTGAAGAGGGGGAAGAATTTGGAAAAGATTGGACGTACACGGATTGCTTGGCTTGCGGCGGACagag GAGCGCAGTACCAGAGTCAGACACTTACGAAAACTTGGACCAGTTAGAATTAACCCAAGCTCCGTCAACAGAAGATGTGTTGCCAGATATGCAGCCTCTGAGACGGAATTCAATGCGGAAATTAGTTCGGCAAGCAAGCACTCTGGAGACCCAGCGTGATACTGATGGAAGTTTGAGAATGACCTACtggttttaa
- the LOC112051105 gene encoding uncharacterized protein LOC112051105 isoform X3: MWYQGGDEDEDEDLMCSPAILARRASESWINVPPVEMLSTPQTLQRKKSLPDVAGMPRLPDGGGMSREEVSALGSARREEVRRMHEESEKLRANPLLYLVSPQVKDWFSRQQLVILVLFINISLGIMFFKMLT; encoded by the exons ATGTGGTACCAAGGCGGAGACGAGGATGAAGATGAAGACCTTATGTGCTCGCCAGCTATACTGGCTCGACGAGCTTCTGAGAGTTGGATCAATGTGCCTCCCGTTGAG ATGCTCAGCACCCCCCAAACGTTGCAACGCAAGAAATCGCTACCGGACGTAGCGGGCATGCCCCGACTGCCCGACGGCGGCGGCATGTCGCGAGAGGAGGTCTCGGCGTTAGGCTCTGCGCGACGGGAGGAGGTCCGCCGCATGCATGAAGAATCAGAAAAGCTGAGAGCCAACCCCCTTCTCTACCTAGTTAGTCCACAAGTAAAg GACTGGTTCTCGAGGCAGCAACTAGTGATCCTTGTACTGTTCATCAACATTTCGTTAGGCATCATGTTCTTCAAGATGCTGACGtag